A region of the Campylobacter cuniculorum DSM 23162 = LMG 24588 genome:
TGCTGAAATTTCAAGTTTTTTGTGGAGAATTTTTTGAGTTTCATTCACCATTTTAAGCTCTTCTTTAGTGTAACCATTTTCGTTGAAAACATCAATATGCGGGATTACATTTAAGGCCAGAGTATAAGGAAAAGTGCTTGCTTTAAATTCATCAAGTTTAAAGGCAAAAAAACTCTGCATCGCTTCTACTAATTCTTGCATTCCTTTTTTACCTGCACCGCTTGCTGCTTGATAGGTGCAAACATCAACCCTTTTGAGATTAAAAACCTCATCGAGCGGTTTTAAAATATGCACCATTTGTATGGTTGAGCAATTTGGATTTGCAATGATGCCTGTATTTTTCCAAAGTTTAATGTCTTCTGGATTGCATTCAGGCACAACCAAAGGCACTTCTTCTTTCATTCTAAAATGACTTGTATTATCAATGACAACGGCACCGGATTTTACTGCAAATTGAGCATATTTTTCAGAAACACTTCCACCAGCACTAAAAAAAGCTATAGCGACAGGATTTTCCTTGAAAACATTTTCGTTGAGTTCTTTGATTTTATAAATTTTATTTTTAAACGCGATTTCATTGCCTACACTTTTGGCACTCGCTAAGGCTAAAATACTCTCAACAGGAAAATCAAGCTCTTCTAAAACATTTAAAAGCTCTTCACCAACAGCACCCGTTGCACCAACTATAGCAATTTTTTGCTTTTTTAACATCTTTATCCTTTTATATTGTATTTTTTCATTTTTTCATTTAAAACCGCAATTTCCATTCCTAACATATTTGCAGCCTTTTGTATGTCAAAATCAACATCTTTTAAAACCGCGTCAATCAAATCTTTTTCTAAATTTTTTATATCTTTTTTAAATTTTCTTGATTCTAAAAACAAATCTTCGCTAGAAATTTCTTGTTTATCGCTTAAAATACAAGCCCTTTGAATGATAGAGATAAGCTCTCTGACATTGCCGGGAAAATCGTAATCAAGCAAGGCTTTTTGAGCCTCTTGACTCAATTTTTTATCTTCAAATTCATATTCTTTGCAAGTATCTTTTAAGACTTTATGAGCAAGGTCTAAAATCTCTTCTTTTCTTTCTCTTAAAGGCGGTATAAAAATAGGAATGGTGTTAAGACGATAATAAAGATCGGCTCTAAATTCACCTTTTTGAATTTTTTCATCTAAATTTGCATTGGTTGCACTGATGATTCTTACATTAATCTTAATGCTTTTTGTGCCACCTAAACGCACAATCTCTTTCTCCTGCAAAGCTCTTAAAAGTTTAGCTTGAATTTCATAAGGCATTTCTCCAATTTCATCTAAAAATAAAGTCCCCTCATTTGCCATTTCAAAAAGCCCAATTTTCGTAGAATTTGCATCTGTAAAAGCCCCTTTTTCAAAACCAAAAAGCTCACTTTCAATCAAATTAGCCGGAATGGCTGCCATATTTATAGCTATAAAAGGTTTGCCTTGTCTTTTGCTTTGTTGATGAATGTATTTTGAAAAGACCTCCTTACCCACTCCACTCTCGCCAAAAAACATCACAGAAACATCTGTTTTTGCAGCTTTTAAACTTAAATTTAAGGCCTGTTGAAGTTTTGGAGAGCTTGCAAAAAAATCTTTATTTTCCTCTTTTTTCTTATTTTTTTTATTTGCTGTTTTTTCACGAATGATTTTAGTACGTTTGATAGCTTCAACCAAAGTATCAATATCAAAAGGCTTGGTTAAAAAATCTTTTACGCCCAAACGCACCGCTTCAATAGCCCGATTTAAAGTCGCATTTCCTGTAATGATAATAAAATCATATTTATTTTCACAAGCTTTAACAAATTCAAGTCCATCAAGCCCGGGCATATTAATATCTGTGATAATCAAATCTGTATCATTATCAAGTTTTTTTAAGGCTTCAGTAGCGGATTTGAAAGATTTGATTTTAAATTCATCATACTCAGCTAAAGCAATCTCTAAAGACTTTCTCATATTAATATCATCTTCAACTATAACTACATTCATTTTAAACACCTTAATTTTTACAAGATTATAACAAATTTGACTTTAATAAAGTAAATTAGCCCTAAATTGATTTAAAATTATATTTAAATTATTAAAACAAAGGAAAAAATTTATTCTCAATTTGTTTTTTTTTTTTTGATATAATGCTTTAAAAAATGCAAATTTAAAAAACAAAAGGAAAAAATTCATGCAAAAAATTTATCTTTGTTCTTTTGCTGATACAAGGCTTGGAATTTCAATTTGTCGCTTCAAGCAACAAGCACAGACTATGGGGGGGGGTGTTTGAAGAAATTTTTATTCATACAGAAGCGAGTTTGCCCTTAGAATTTAGAAGGACTTTTAAGCATAAATTTTATAAAGAAGATGGCACTGTGAGCAGAGGTTTTGGGTATTGGGTTTGGAAACCAAAGGTTATTTTAATGGCTTTAGAAGAGCTTAAAGAAAATGATATTTTGTTTTATCTTGATATAGGTTTTGAATTTAATTCTTCAAAATCACATACACTTCGCGAGTGGATTAATCAAATCAATCAAAATGAAATTATGGGCATGATTGCTAATTTCCCTGAAAAAAATTGGCAAAAAATGGACACTTTGGTGCATTTTGGACTTGATAAAAATGAAGAATTTTTAAATTCAATGACTTATGCAGCAGGATTTATAGCCCTTAAAAAAACAGCTAAAAATATAAAAATCATACAAGAATGGATGAAAGTGTTTTACGAACATTGGGAATTTGTTGATGATAGCCCAAGTAAAATTCCAAATTTGGCTTGCTTTATAGAAAATCGTCACGATCAGGCCATATGGAATATTATTGCAAAACTTAATGGAGTTAAAGCTTTTCCTGCGGAATTTTATCATCAAGCATTTAATCAACCTTTGCAATATTTTAGAAATAAAATTTATCTGCCACATAATGCAGAACAAACAAAAACAATCAACGAAATGATAAGATATAAAGGTAGAGGTGCTTATCAATTAAATCCCTTAAATCTTAAAAATAATATTCTTGAACAAAGTAATGAATACCATGAATATAAAATTCTTCAAGCCCAGATCCATTCCAAAAAAAGCAAAAAACAAGATTTAAAACTTTTAAATTTAGAACAAGAGCTCATTAACAAAAAACTTAAAACGAAAAAATATGCTAAGCAATTAGGTCTAAAGAATGATGAAGTGATTATGCCAAGAATGACTTTAATCCAAGCTAATTGTGCCAAAGCAAGAATTTACAATCATCTTGCCTATAAATTAGGACAGAGTATGATAAAAAATTCTAAAACTTTTCTTTCTTATATGAAAATGCCTTATATACTCATAGCTCTTAGTATAGCTCACAGAGAGGAACAAAAGATTAAATGTAATGATATTTTACCTCCTATAGAAAGCTATCCTGATTATAAAGAAGCTCTAAAAGAAAAAGAATGTTTCACTTATAAACTAGGACTTGCTCTTATGAAAGCAAATAAAGCATGGTATAAAGGAGGGTATCTCATCTTTTTCTTTAAAGAATTGCCACGACTCAAAAAGGAATTTAAACATAAGAATTTATTTTAAAGACAATTAAAAATATCGCAAGAAAATATAAGATTTATAAAAAAGTAAAAAGCAATCAAGCGATAAAAATAAAAGGAGAATTTCTTGATTAAAACTTGGTGCAATGAAAAGAGCTCTTCACTCAAAATAATTTTCATTTTTGCAATGTTTAATCAACTGAGTATGATTAATCTCAATGAAACGAAATTGCTTTCCTTTAAAATTCTAAGAGAATTTAAAAAGAGTTAAAAATGTTTGAAATGGAATTTGAACTTGATGAGGAAAAATCTAAGAGAAGACAAAGACAACTTGTATAAATGCAAAACTCTAATACTTTTTTAATGCGGTTTTGAAAATATTTTGTCAAAAATTTAGGATAATCCTTTAATAAAGATTTTATTTTTACAAATTCATTGTTTTTTTACTCAACAAGATGAAAATTCTTAAAGTTCATTTAACTCCATTCATTTTAAACACCTGAATTTTTGCAAGATTATAACAAATTTGACCTTAATCAAGTAAATTTTTATGTCTAATATTTTTCTTTAAATTCCTTTCTTAATTTTTTTAGTTCAAAGAAAAATTTAAAAAATCCGCCCTTATAAAAAGTTTTACAAGACTTGATAAAAAGCTCGCCTATCCTATAACAATAACTTTGTTTTTCTTTTAAAGAAAATTCTCTTTTCGCATAACCTTCACTTATAATTTCTCTTATATTATATTTTTTCAATCTTTTATAAAAAACATAAAAAAATATTTTATTTCGCAGTTTTTAACACAAATTTCTATTAAACAAATGGGCTTATTGGGCTCTAATAAAAAGCCTTGTTTTATCAGTTAAAATGACTCCTATTCTGTGTGTAAAATTCTCCGGTTGTCTTGTTGCTAAACCTAAAAAAGCAAAATATATCATCATTTATTATTTCTTTATATTTAACAAAATAGGACATTAAATGAGAAAAATCATACTCTTCAGAAATGTTAAAATGTTCTTGTAAAAATTCACTTTGATTTAAATTTTTCAAAATTTCTTCTCCTCCCTTATCTGCTAAAAATAAATCTATCAAATCACATCTTTTTAAAGAAAATCCGCTCCAAAAATTTATGGTTTGAGCCTCTAAAAAAGTTTTTTTATCAATTAAAACATTTGCATTTAAATTATTAAATTTAATAAAATTTTCTAAAAAATCCTGAGATATTTTATCGGGATTGATTTGAATTTTTTGATCCGCGTTTTTTATTCTAAATATTAAAGACCTTTGGTTTTAAGCATTTAAAGCTAAGATATAATGACCAAAATACTGCTCCGGAAAGAAAAGTTTATGTTCCTCTATCCTAAAAACTTTTTCATCAAACATAGAATTTTTAGCTTCAAAACTCTTTAAATCCCCCCCCCCATCAACAATCATATCTTGCGGGGTTAGAATGGTAAAATTGATTTTATTTTTTAAATCCATTTTTTTAGGGGATAAAAAATCATCTGCATGATTTGCGATATTTTCTCCTAATTCTTGCATTATAGTAATGTGTTGATGGGCAGGATCGACCATATTTGCAAAATAATAACAATGATTTTCCTTATAATATCTTGTCCTATCGATGAGATTAAAGCCAAATTTTATACATAAAAACCTATGGAAATTATTAATAAGTTGAAAATTGCTTTTAAAAAAATTAGGGAGGATTAAAATGAGAATTTTCTTTCCGCATTGACTCAGCTCTTCATAAAACCAAGTTAAATCCCTAAAAAATTCCTCTTTAATTTAACCCTTATCATTCATATAATTTATAGCATCATTGACATTTGATTCACTGATGATTAAATCAGCGTTTTGGATAAATTCTTGATTTCTTTTTCTTTTTATCGCATAGAGATTTTGCAAACAAGTACTACCGCCCAAAGCTAAGTTAATAAGATGAATATTTCTTTGTTTTAATCCCGATGATAAACCTTTAATAATAGAATTTGACCCGCCCAATAAAACAATATTTTTCATAAAATTAACCCCTCTATTTTTTGCGAAATTATATCAATCTAAGCTTAAGCTTTACTTTTTTTTAAGATAATAAATCAAAGCACTCCTCTCACCAAATTCAACACTAAAACGTAAAGGAAGTATTTTGATATAAGTTTCACTTTGTGCCTTTGCAAAATCACTTTTAACAATATCTTTGACGCTGATTTTTGCACCGATAAAACATTCACTAAGCTCATCTCTATGCGAATTTAAAAAATTTAATTTTTCATTTTTCGGCATTTCATCATCGATAAGTCCTAATTCTGTTCTTGGTAAAAGGGTTAAGTCTTTTTGAGTATAAATGATTTCACATGCAAATTCACTCTGCACATTTTGACTTTTTGTCATAGCTGGGGATAAATTTTGACTTTGATGAAAAAGAATTAAATTTTTATTTGAAAGTTCTGCCCAAAATATGAATTCATCTTGGGCAAAAAGCTCAAAACTCAAAAATATCAATAAGCAAATAATTCTTTCCACTTTTCAGCATCAATTTTAAGTTCTACATTGACTCTATAAAGTCCTTGATTGAAATTTTCATCAATAACACTTGCATTTTTAATCAGTCCATTAACTTGTGCGGTAATGGTTGAACTTCTAAGCATTGCATCTTTAACAGTGTCTTTACCATTGACTCTCACACCATAAAGTTTGCTTGCAAGCTGTCTGTAAGCATCGGTTAATGCAGCTCTCTTAGCTAAAGCAAGGGCTTGGGCTGTTGAAACCGTATTCAAAGGAGCAATTCCTTCTCCAACTGCCGTAAAACTTAATTCAGTTTCACTCACATCAGGAGCTAACATTTTTTCTTGTCTGATGATATCACGTACATCGTCTTTATCGACTTTTTGCACAATAACATCACTAGAATCAGCTGCATTTGCATTTGTATTGTTAGCCTTTGTAGTGCTATTTCCTGCACCAGAGGCACATCCGCCAAAAATTGCTGCTACAATCAGCATAAAAAATAAAGCTTTTTTCATTTTACACCTTCAAAATATTGTGATTCATCATTAAGACAGCAAAATCTGTTCCAAAATGAAAATCACTTGTTTTAATTCAAATTCAAATCCATTTCGCTATCATTATCCTCTTCTTCTTGTTTTGGACATTTAGCGATACTGATAACCTCATCATTTTCTACATTAACAACAATCACTCCACTTGTATTGCGTCCCGCCTTTCTAATGCTTTGCATATCCACACGAATCATTTTTGCACTGCTTGTTAATGCCATTAAATCCATACTTTCATCGACTATTACAACGCTAATTAGATCCTTAGTCTTATCTGTAAGTTTCATACAAATAACACCCTTTCCGCCTCTGCTTTGAAGTCTGTATTCTCCTGCGTTGGTGCGTTTTCCTATGCCTTTAGCACTGATGCTTAAAATTTCTTGTTGGTCATTTTCAATGACAACTGCTCCTACTAATTCGTCATTTTTCTCTTTAAACTTTATAGCAGTGACTCCCCTGCTCACGCGTCCTATTTCTCTAACCTTAGCTAAAGGAAATTTAATACACATACCTTTTTTAGTTACTGCAAAAAGCATTTTGCCTTGATTATTTTCTTCTAAATTTTCATCTTCATTTTGATTTTCGTCGTTGATTTTCATCGCATCATTTTGAACATCAAAAGGCTCATTTTCATCTCTTTGGACGATGATTGCTGTGACTAATTCATCTTTTTCATCTAAATTAATCGCCCTCACTCCAACACTACGAATATTTTGATACTCACTTAAATTTGTGCGTTTAACAATACCATTTTTAGTGAAAAAGCATAAAGATTTACTTTCATCAAAATCTGCCGTTGGAATGATTGCCATAATTTTTTCATCCGCTTGTAAATTGATAAGATTAACCACTGCTTTACCCTTAGCCACACGCGTTCCTTCTGGAATCTTATAAACCTTAAGCCAATAGAGTTGCCCCCTATCGGTTACGAACATCAAAGTATCATGAGTATTTGCAGTAAAGAAATTTTCAATAAAATCATCATCATAAGTTGTTGCGGCTAATTTACCTTTACCCCCGCGTTTTTGTTTTTCGTATTGTTTGCTTGGCATTCTTTTGATATAACCGCGATGTGTAATCGTTACAACCATATTTTCATTAGGAATTAAATCCTCAACATCAATGTCCTCGTAATCATCTTCAATTTGAGTGATTCTTGGGACATTGAATTTGTTTCGCATTTCTTTTAATTCCTCACGGATTAAATTTTCAAGCTCTTCTTCACTCTTCAAAATCTTTTCAAGTCTTTCAATTTCTTGAATCAAGTCTTTGAGTTCATTTTCAATCTTATCCCTTTCAAGCCCTGTTAAGCGTCCAAGTCTCATCTCCAAAATCGCATGAGCTTGAAGTTCGCTCAATTTAAATTTCTCAACCAAAGCCTCTTTCGCACTCACATTGTCTGCGCTATTTTTAATAAGAGCAATCACTTCGTCAATATCATCTAAAGCAATCTTCAAACCCTCTAAAATATGAGCTCTTGCCCTTGCTTTTTGAAGATCAAAAATAGTCGCTCGTATAATCACCGTTTTTCTGTGAGTTAAAAATAAATTTAAAAGCTCTTTTAATGAAAAAATCTTGGGTTCTTTATTATGAATGGCAAGCATAATCACACCAAAAGTGCTTTCCATAGTCGTGGATTTAAAAAGATTGTTAAGCACAATATCACTCATCGCTTCTCGTTTAAGCTCTATGACAACGCGAATACCCTCTCTATCACTCTCATCTCTTACCTCTGAAATTCCTTCGATTTGTTTTTCTTTGACGAGTTCTGCAATTTGCTCAATCAATCTTGCTTTATTAGTTTGATAGGGAAGTTCATCAATGACAATAATATCTTTATTGCTCTTTTTTTCTATATGAGTTTTAGCACGAATCTTAATCCTACCCCTGCCCGTGCGATAAGCCTCAATAATACCCTTTTTACCATAAATAATTCCAGCAGTTGGAAAATCTGGTCCCTTAATAAACTGCATCAACTCCTCTAAACTCGCATCTTTATTTTCAAGCAAATGCAAAAGCCCGTCTATAAGCTCATTGAGACTATGAGGAGGAATATTTGTCGCCATACCCACTGCAATACCACTTGAACCATTGAGCAATAAATTTGGAACCCTTGAAGGCAAAACATCAGGCTCACTCAAAGAATCATCATAATTTGGAACAAAATCCACCGTGTCTTTATCAATATCGCGTAAAAGTTCTTCAGCTAAAATTGTCATTCTAGCTTCAGTATAACGCATAGCAGCCGCACCATCTCCATCAACTGAACCAAAATTTCCTTGCCCATCGATAGTTGGATAACGCATAGAAAAACTTTGAGCCATGCGAACAAGGGCATCATAAACAGCTGTATCTCCGTGAGGATGATATTTACCTATAACATCTCCTACGATACGAGCAGATTTTTTATAAGCACTTCTGCTTCCTACATTAAGATCATTCATCGCATATAAAATTCTACGATGCACAGGTTTAAGCCCATCTCTAGCGTCCGGTAAGGCACGTCCGATAATCACACTCATCGAATAATCCAAATAACTGCTCTTAATTGAATTTTCTATATCTACAAGCTGAATATCAGAGTTTTCATTAAAAATATTATCCATAAAAATCCTTGTAAAGATTAAAATTTTATTCTATCATATTAAACTTTTGCATCAGCTAAAACGAGAGCAAAAAGCACAGAAATTTTATTTTTTTCTAAAATTTTTTTAGCTTCTAACAAACTCAAACCCGTCGTTACTATATCATCAACTAAAATTACAGGATGCTTAATCTCTTTTAAAAGTTTATATTTTCTTTTATTTTTTTGACGAAAAGCTACACTTTTTCCCGAATACTTTACTTGATTTTGTGCTTGTAAAACTCTATAAATAGGTTTTATAAACCGGGTTTTAAGATGTCGTGCTAAAATCGCAGAATGAGAATAAAGCCCATCTTGCACCC
Encoded here:
- a CDS encoding aspartate-semialdehyde dehydrogenase; this translates as MLKKQKIAIVGATGAVGEELLNVLEELDFPVESILALASAKSVGNEIAFKNKIYKIKELNENVFKENPVAIAFFSAGGSVSEKYAQFAVKSGAVVIDNTSHFRMKEEVPLVVPECNPEDIKLWKNTGIIANPNCSTIQMVHILKPLDEVFNLKRVDVCTYQAASGAGKKGMQELVEAMQSFFAFKLDEFKASTFPYTLALNVIPHIDVFNENGYTKEELKMVNETQKILHKKLEISATCVRVPVLRSHSEAMTLHFEKEVNAEEAREILKNAPSVVVIDEPKNKQYPMPLFTSDTNETYVGRIRRDLTHKNILHLWCVADQIRVGAATNAVRIAKKWLELKK
- a CDS encoding sigma-54-dependent transcriptional regulator, yielding MNVVIVEDDINMRKSLEIALAEYDEFKIKSFKSATEALKKLDNDTDLIITDINMPGLDGLEFVKACENKYDFIIITGNATLNRAIEAVRLGVKDFLTKPFDIDTLVEAIKRTKIIREKTANKKNKKKEENKDFFASSPKLQQALNLSLKAAKTDVSVMFFGESGVGKEVFSKYIHQQSKRQGKPFIAINMAAIPANLIESELFGFEKGAFTDANSTKIGLFEMANEGTLFLDEIGEMPYEIQAKLLRALQEKEIVRLGGTKSIKINVRIISATNANLDEKIQKGEFRADLYYRLNTIPIFIPPLRERKEEILDLAHKVLKDTCKEYEFEDKKLSQEAQKALLDYDFPGNVRELISIIQRACILSDKQEISSEDLFLESRKFKKDIKNLEKDLIDAVLKDVDFDIQKAANMLGMEIAVLNEKMKKYNIKG
- the flgP gene encoding flagellar assembly lipoprotein FlgP — encoded protein: MKKALFFMLIVAAIFGGCASGAGNSTTKANNTNANAADSSDVIVQKVDKDDVRDIIRQEKMLAPDVSETELSFTAVGEGIAPLNTVSTAQALALAKRAALTDAYRQLASKLYGVRVNGKDTVKDAMLRSSTITAQVNGLIKNASVIDENFNQGLYRVNVELKIDAEKWKELFAY
- the gyrA gene encoding DNA gyrase subunit A, translated to MDNIFNENSDIQLVDIENSIKSSYLDYSMSVIIGRALPDARDGLKPVHRRILYAMNDLNVGSRSAYKKSARIVGDVIGKYHPHGDTAVYDALVRMAQSFSMRYPTIDGQGNFGSVDGDGAAAMRYTEARMTILAEELLRDIDKDTVDFVPNYDDSLSEPDVLPSRVPNLLLNGSSGIAVGMATNIPPHSLNELIDGLLHLLENKDASLEELMQFIKGPDFPTAGIIYGKKGIIEAYRTGRGRIKIRAKTHIEKKSNKDIIVIDELPYQTNKARLIEQIAELVKEKQIEGISEVRDESDREGIRVVIELKREAMSDIVLNNLFKSTTMESTFGVIMLAIHNKEPKIFSLKELLNLFLTHRKTVIIRATIFDLQKARARAHILEGLKIALDDIDEVIALIKNSADNVSAKEALVEKFKLSELQAHAILEMRLGRLTGLERDKIENELKDLIQEIERLEKILKSEEELENLIREELKEMRNKFNVPRITQIEDDYEDIDVEDLIPNENMVVTITHRGYIKRMPSKQYEKQKRGGKGKLAATTYDDDFIENFFTANTHDTLMFVTDRGQLYWLKVYKIPEGTRVAKGKAVVNLINLQADEKIMAIIPTADFDESKSLCFFTKNGIVKRTNLSEYQNIRSVGVRAINLDEKDELVTAIIVQRDENEPFDVQNDAMKINDENQNEDENLEENNQGKMLFAVTKKGMCIKFPLAKVREIGRVSRGVTAIKFKEKNDELVGAVVIENDQQEILSISAKGIGKRTNAGEYRLQSRGGKGVICMKLTDKTKDLISVVIVDESMDLMALTSSAKMIRVDMQSIRKAGRNTSGVIVVNVENDEVISIAKCPKQEEEDNDSEMDLNLN
- a CDS encoding ComF family protein; this translates as MRCFNCHNFTLLSFCENCSEELAEFSLGVRELEKGFKVYSFYKYNEISHLLHSKHHFYGYFVFNALAKLSFAQFKNFFNPEIQINALALDDRVQDGLYSHSAILARHLKTRFIKPIYRVLQAQNQVKYSGKSVAFRQKNKRKYKLLKEIKHPVILVDDIVTTGLSLLEAKKILEKNKISVLFALVLADAKV